The Panicum hallii strain FIL2 chromosome 9, PHallii_v3.1, whole genome shotgun sequence genome has a window encoding:
- the LOC112877574 gene encoding beta-glucuronosyltransferase GlcAT14A-like, protein MALRARVMGPGGGRRELLLVSAAFTALLVASILLLPSLLLRTRPSFLSSSAAGGDRQPRYPVSFAYLISASSGDAARAARLLAALYHPANTYLLHLDREAPAGEHRRLAELVSARGVYARAGNVWVVGRPNLVTYRGPTMLTTTLHAVAMLLRLRRRWDWFVNLSASDYPLVTQDDMMEAFAGLPRDLNFIQHTSHLGWKIKKRARPVILDTALYEDGRAELIRPVNITTNLRRFPTAFKLYTGSAWTMLSRPFTEYVTMGWDNLPRTLLLYHANIISSPEFYFQTVACNSRRFRNATVNHDLHFIRWDNPPKQHPLHLTSRDYRRMLLSGTPFARKFREGDPVLDRIDRDILRRRGPGQFAYGGWCSESGEGGAALCGNPQEPGRKGAVKAGAGSRRLKALLGKALAPGNLRRKQCR, encoded by the exons ATGGCGCTGCGGGCGCGGGTGATGGGGcctggcggcggccggcgggagcTGCTGCTGGTCTCCGCGGCCTTCACGGCGCTCCTCGTCGCCtccatcctcctcctcccgtcGCTCCTCCTCAGAACGCGGCCCAGCTTCCTGtcgtcctccgccgccggcggggaCCGGCAGCCGCGGTACCCGGTCTCGTTCGCCTACCTCATCTCGGCGTCCTCGGGGGACGCGgcccgcgcggcgcggctgcTGGCGGCGCTCTACCACCCGGCCAACACCTACCTGCTGCACCTGGACCGGGAGGCCCCCGCGGGGGAGCACCGCCGGCTGGCGGAGCTGGTGTCCGCGCGGGGCGTGTACGCGCGCGCGGGCAACGTGTGGGTCGTCGGCCGCCCCAACCTCGTCACCTACCGGGGCCCCACCATGCTCACCACCACGCTGCACGCCGTCGCCATGCtgctgcgcctgcgccgccggTGGGACTGGTTCGTCAACCTCAGCGCATCCGACTACCCGCTCGTCACCCAGGACG ACATGATGGAGGCGTTCGCCGGGCTGCCCAGGGACCTCAACTTCATCCAGCACACCAGCCACCTCGGCTGGAAGAT AAAGAAGCGGGCGCGGCCGGTGATCCTGGACACGGCGCTGTACGAGGACGGGCGGGCGGAGCTCATCCGGCCGGTGAACATCACCACCAACCTCCGGAGGTTCCCCACGGCCTTCAAGCTCTACACAG GGTCGGCGTGGACGATGCTGTCGCGTCCCTTCACGGAGTACGTGACGATGGGGTGGGACAACCTCCCCCGGACCCTCCTCCTGTACCACGCCAACATCATCTCCTCGCCGGAGTTCTACTTCCAGACGGTGGCCTGCAACTCCCGGCGGTTCCGCAACGCCACCGTGAACCACGACCTGCACTTCATCCGGTGGGACAACCCGCCGAAGCAGCACCCGCTGCACCTCACCTCCAGGGACTACCGCCGGATGCTGCTCAGCGGCACCCCCTTCGCGCGCAAGTTCCGGGAGGGCGACCCGGTGCTGGACCGGATCGACCGGGACAtcctgcggcggcgggggcccggCCAGTTCGCCTACGGCGGGTGGTGCTCCGAGTCCGgggagggcggcgcggcgctgtgcggcaacCCGCAGGAGCCCGGGAGGAAGGGGGCCGTCAAGGCCGGCGCCGGGTCGCGACGGCTCAAGGCGCTGCTCGGCAAGGCGCTGGCCCCGGGGAATCTCAGGAGAAAGCAGTGTAGGTGA